In a genomic window of Salvelinus fontinalis isolate EN_2023a chromosome 7, ASM2944872v1, whole genome shotgun sequence:
- the LOC129858995 gene encoding arylamine N-acetyltransferase, pineal gland isozyme NAT-10-like translates to MDVQKYFLRIGYEGPALPTPTLDALQRVHRCHLRTVPFENLTIHSGGRVRLDLPHLYDKIVNHRRGGFCFENNGLFSWLLSEMGFEVTILAGQVRNAITGWYGPLFDHFISMVTLEGHRWLCDVAFGGSGFEFPMSLETEEAQKQGHRVYRIRQVGEMHFLEWQDEERETGLWTELYKFTLDTRHRGDFIEMCDYHQSSPSSIFFCKSLCSILKPTGRLTYMGHKLITTQFPSDEAGTVTKTTRELTDEEIPDILKEEFGIMLESQLVPKDETITPPLNIF, encoded by the coding sequence ATGGATGTTCAGAAGTATTTTCTACGCATTGGGTATGAGGGACCAGCTTTGCCAACGCCGACCTTGGACGCGCTCCAGCGTGTACACCGCTGTCATCTGAGGACTGTCCCGTTCGAGAATCTCACCATCCACAGCGGGGGACGCGTACGACTCGACCTCCCGCACCTCTATGACAAAATCGTTAACCACCGCCGCGGAGGGTTCTGCTTCGAGAATAACGGTCTGTTCTCTTGGCTTCTGTCGGAAATGGGATTCGAGGTCACCATCCTAGCGGGCCAAGTGAGAAACGCCATCACAGGGTGGTACGGCCCGCTGTTCGACCACTTCATCTCCATGGTGACGCTCGAGGGGCATCGGTGGCTGTGTGACGTGGCATTTGGTGGATCAGGGTTCGAGTTCCCCATGTCCTTAGAGACGGAAGAAGCTCAGAAGCAGGGCCACAGAGTGTACAGGATCAGACAAGTGGGAGAGATGCACTTTCTGGAGTGgcaagatgaagagagagaaactGGGCTCTGGACTGAGCTATACAAGTTCACTCTGGACACAAGACACAGAGGAGACTTCATAGAGATGTGTGACTACCATCAGAGCTCCCCTAGCTCCATCTTCTTCTGTAAGTCTCTCTGCTCCATCCTGAAGCCTACCGGGAGGCTCACCTACATGGGCCACAAACTCATCACCACCCAGTTTCCCTCAGATGAAGCTGGGACTGTGACTAAAACCACCAGAGAGCTGACTGATGAAGAGATACCTGACATACTAAAGGAGGAGTTTGGAATCATGCTGGAATCTCAACTTGTCCCAAAGGATGAAACTATCACACCACCCCTcaacattttttaa